From a single Nicotiana tabacum cultivar K326 chromosome 8, ASM71507v2, whole genome shotgun sequence genomic region:
- the LOC107809772 gene encoding uncharacterized protein LOC107809772, giving the protein MAHNTTHRRTLTTSDHKPKTSIFISMDPTLKRRPKPNPFTSKTCPPHPHYCVPSNTIDNISNQFSQLYANHKVLKSSLKHPSGHSYSSDDNHLKVKSWTDSAAFDSSCTALTKSKNQHGSSKERKSVNECYNKDRDIDKKIVVQKKEAIKKVSFHKGKEFHKELDVKRALINLSRSQESERLKGVDEIKNQYLLRRKSFCSSRIELADFFSCNGVKVVSVDMPPFMQIHVVNCARKTHDSLEKFTSKALALTLKKEFDGVYGPAWHCIVGTSFGSFVTHSVGGFIYFSMDHKLYVLLFKTSVQKAESS; this is encoded by the exons ATGGCACACAATACCACCCACAGGCGCACTTTAACAACTTCAGACCATAAGCCTAAAACTTCCATTTTCATTTCCATGGATCCCACTCTCAAAAGGCGACCTAAACCCAACCCCTTCACCTCCAAGACTTGTCCACCACATCCTCATTATTGTGTTCCCTCCAACACTATAGACAACATCTCCAACCAATTTTCCCAGCTATATGCAAACCACAAAGTCCTTAAATCTTCCTTAAAACATCCATCTGGGCATTCATATTCTTCAGATGACAACCATTTAAAGGTCAAATCTTGGACTGATTCAGCTGCTTTTGATTCTTCATGTACAGCGTTGACCAAGTCAAAAAACCAACATGGGAGctctaaggaaagaaaatctgtcaatgaatgttACAACAAAGACCGTGATATTGACAAAAAAATTGTTGTGCAGAAAAAAGAAGCAATCAAGAAAGTTTCTTTCCACAAGGGGAAAGAGTTCCACAAAGAACTGGATGTTAAAAGGGCACTTATCAATTTGTCTAGGAGTCAAGAAAGTGAAAGGCTAAAGGGGGTTGATGAGATAAAAAATCAATATTTATTAAGGAGGAAATCCTTCTGCAGTTCACGGATTGAGTTGGCTGATTTCTTCTCTTGTAATGGTGTGAAAGTTGTGTCTGTGGATATGCCACCTTTTATGCAGATTCATGTTGTCAATTGTGCAAGAAAAACTCATGATAGCTTGGAAAAGTTCACCTCTAAAGCACTTGCTCTTACCctcaaaaag GAGTTTGATGGGGTGTATGGACCAGCATGGCATTGTATAGTTGGGACCAGTTTTGGTTCTTTTGTGACACATTCTGTTGGTGGTTTCATATATTTTTCTATGGATCACAAGTTATATGTACTTCTCTTCAAGACTAGTGTACAAAAAGCAGAATCTAGTTGA